In the Acetobacterium sp. KB-1 genome, TAGGTGGAACCGAGTTTTGGTGATCGGTGCTGGAATTAATTAGAATAATCAGCCCCGCATCACAGGTTACATTAATGGCCTGAGGACGAAAACAGGGTAATTCAACAAATTCGCCAGGGGTATCAATAAAATGATCAGAATAACTGACCTGCTGGGTTTTCCCATAGGTAATAAATTCATTGGTCAGCCGTAAAAATAGGGTGGTTTTACCGCTACCGATCCGTCCGATGAGGGCGATGCGATTTTTATTATTGGCCATAAATAAATCCTCCAGTCTGCAAAAAACAAAAAAACCTTTTTTAAAAAAGGTTTGCAAATACGGAGTTGTTTCCGTGACGCCTGCAGTTGATCGGTGGGGCGTCATTTCGTTTTATTCTCACATTTTGCAGCCTTCTTTGAAGCTTCAAACAGATCGTGTTTTGACAAAAATATCCTGACTCAGAGGGACATCATACACACAGCCTTCTTGGTTAACCCAATGACTGAATGCGTCCATATTCTTCTCCTTACAGTAGCAAAGAAACTGTCGCGGATTTTTACCGCGTTCCTTTTGTAAACACTTTTTCTAGTTTATTATAGTCTAAAATCGGTCAATAATCAAGCACCTTGATCATTTTTAAAAGGACCAAGGATTAATACAAGTGAAGAAATTTGGCTGCTTGCGAAGAAAAAGGGTTGGTTACTTGACATATGCCAATAACCTATTATATAATTCAAAACATATCTAAACGTTACAAAACAATACTAAAGTAATGAAAAGGAGATGTGATGAAGAGCGTTAAGAATTGGTTAGTGGTATTATTGGTAATGGGAATAATTATCAGCTTGGTATCAGGTTGTAGCAGTAAGGCTGACGGAGCGCAAGAGAAAGTTGCTGAAAGTCAAAGTCTCGCTGGTCAAATCTTGTTTGTGTACTGTGGGGCTGGCATGACCAAGCCTTTCGGGGAAATTGCCGATAAATTCAAAACAGAAACCGGTTGTGAAATGGAAGTTGTTTATGCCAATGCGGCCCAGCTTCAGAATCAGATTAAGACAACTGGTGAAGGGGATTTGTTTATTGCCGGCTCCGCTGATGAATTGGCACCAGTTAAAGATTTTGTTACAAAAAGTAAAGAACTGGTCAAACACATCCCTGTATTGGCTGTAAAAAGCGGAAACCCACTGGGAATTTCCGGCTTAAACGATCTAGCAAAAGAAGGGGTGGAAGTTGTGCTGGGTGATGGCGATGCCACGCCAATTGGTAAGATTGCCAATAAAGCGTTAACAGATCTGGGGATTTTAAGCAATGTCAATGTCATTGCCCGGGCAGCCACAGCACCGGAAATATTTAATGCCCTGTCCGTTGATGAATGCGATGCGATTATTGTCTGGAAAGAAAATGTGACTGGTTCCGCCACCGAAATTGTCAAGACAACGGATCTGGATACCTATGTCAAAAAAGTTCCGGCGGCACAATTAAGCAGCAGTAAAAATACCGAAACACTGGATGCGTTTATGACATTCTTAGATTCGGATTCTGCAAAAGCGATATGGGAAAACTATGGATACGAAGTAGTTAATTAAACGATCTGATGAGGGAACGATTTTCAGTATTTAGTTTATTTGAAATCATTACAATCGTCATTACGGTCATAGTTATTAGCTTTACCTCAGTACTGATAGTGGCAATCGTCTTAAAAGGGTTACCCTATTTGGGTCAGGCATTTTATTCAGAAGAAGTGCAATTCGCTGTTAAAATGAGCCTGTTCACCGCAAGTATATCCACAATCATTTGTATGGTGCTCGCCATTCCCACCGCATATGCATTAACACGGACTGCGTTTCCCTTTAAAAAACTGTGTCAGATGATGATTGAACTGCCATTATCGATGCCCTATCTGGTTTTGGGTCTTAGTTTATTAATTATTTTTTCGTCAGACTTTGGTAAGGCCCTTAAAGAGTTGGGATTTAAGGTTGTCTTTGATAAAAATGGTATCATTATTGCTCAAACCGTTGTCAATCTTCCCTATGTAGTCCGATTTATTCGGACCGCATTTGAGGAAGTTGATGAGCGACTGGAGTTTATTTCCGGCAGTCTGGGAGCGACGAAGTGGGAACGCTTCATAACCATTACCTTACCGCTATCCAAGAATGCCATTATCACAACTATTATTTTAGCCTGGTCAAGGGGCCTCGGCGAATTTGGGGCGACGCTGATGTTAGTAGGAGCCACCCGGATGAAAACAGAAACCCTGACGACATCCGTTTATTTAAATCTGGCAACCGGGGATACCGGTGCTTCCATGGCATCGGCAACAATTATTCTGATTATTTCGCTGATTTCTCTTTTTCTGACCAACTGGATTGGCAGGAAAAATCCCCAGGAGAGCAGGATGAAGGACGTGAACCGATGATTAATACAATGGTTGAAATTAAAGACTACTCCATTAAATTAGGAACCTTTCAATTGAATAATATCAATTTAAACATTCGTGAAAAAGAAATCTTTGCCGTGCTGGGCAGAACCGGATCAGGTAAAACTGTTCTGCTGGAGTCCGTGGCCGGTTTTTATCGGAAATTCTCTGGTGAAGTGTGCATTCAGGGAAAGCCGGTAGTCAAAATTCCTTTAGAGAGGCGGCAGATTGGTTTTGTTTATCAGGATTTCGGTCTGTTTCATCACATGTCTGTTTATGAGAATATTACTTATGGATTAAAAATTCAAAGAAAAGACAAGGCCTATAAAAAAGAAATGGCTGATAAAATGGCTGAAATCTTGTCCATCGGCGATATCTTGAATCAGTATCCGGGAACCTTAAGTGGGGGTGAACGTCAAAGAACGGCCCTTGCCCGGGCACTGATTCTTAATCCAAAATTGTTGTTGATGGATGAGCCCTTTTCATCCTTAGATCCGGCCACCAAAGAAATGATGTATCAGCAAATTAAAGAAATTCATAAACTATTTGGCTGTACTATTTTATTTGTAACCCATGATTTTAATGAGGCGCAAGTAATGGCTGATCGGATTGGCATTATGGTTAAGGGTGAACTACGGGGGGTCCGTAAAAGTACGGACTTGTTTAAAAACTGTCAGGATCAGGAAGTTAACCAGTTTTTATTGGGACGATACGAGAAAGGAGGAGCCGTGCATGAAAGAGTTTGCTTTGCAGGTTGAGGGCATTATGTGCCCAAAATGTGTTAAAAAAATCAAAGAGACATTACTAAGTAAGGATGGTATTGATGATGTTGGGGTTAGTGCGGATTTTACGACAGTAACGGTAAAACTAGATGAAAATAAAACGAATGCTTTACAGATTGGCAGTATTATTGAGAAAATAGAAGATAAATCATTTAAAATAATCAATTGAACATGGGGGAAGATATGGCGTTTATAGCAATTAATGAAATCGACCGGCTGATTAATGAGGATGTTCCTTATATTGACTTGACCAGCTGGACACTGGGGATCAGAGAGCAGGAGGCTCGGATTACTTATTTTACACGAGAAGACGCGGTTGTGTGCGGAACCGAAGAGGTGCGAGCGGTTTTTGATCGGATGCATATTGAGATGGATCATATGGTTGTTTCCGGAGAGAAGATTACCGCTGGTTCAGAGCTGATCACAGGAATCGGTCGGGCTGAGGATTTGCATATGGCCTGGAAAGTAGGACAGAATATTCTGGATAATTGTTCGGGAATCGCAACAAAAACACGAAAAATGGTAGATGTTGTTAAATCTTATAACCCGAATATGGCCGTTCTGACAACCCGAAAGGGTTTTCCCGGGACCAAAACCCTGGCGACCAAAGCCATTATGGCGGGTGGCGCCATGCCTCATCGGTTGGGTTTGTCTGAAACCATTCTTGTTTTTAAACAGCATCTGAATTTTATCGGTGGATTTGAGGGTTTGATCGACAAACTTCCGCAAATAAAAGCGGAATGTTGTGAAAAGAAAATCATTGTTGAAGCAACAACGCTGGAGCAGGCAGTTAGTCTTTGTCAGGCTGGAGTAGACGGCATCCAGTTTGACAAAATGAGTGCAGAAGAGCTGACTGGGGCAGTGGAACGTTTAAGAAAAGAGTTTCCATCCGGTATTTTATTGGCGGCCGGCGGAATCAACGAGACGAATATTTCAAAATATGCCCAAACAAATGTAAATGGGATCATTACAACCAGTTTATACAGTGCCAAGCCCATTGATATTGGTGTTAAAATAGACAGAAATTAAAAGTACTTACACATTGAAACCAGAAAAATTGGAGTAAGCATTTTTAAAAAAGTTCTAAGAAGGAAAGGCATGATAGATTAAATGAGACATCAAACAAAAGAAAAGACATCATTAAACGACAACCAGAGAAAAACGCATTCTGAAATAGCCCGGAACCTTTTTAGGCAAGGGTATAATTGTTCACAGTCTGTTTTTCTGGCGTTTTGTGATGAATGTGGATTGGCGTTTGAAACGGCTGCCAAATTAAGCTCATCTTTTGGTGCCGGAATGGGGCGGCTCCGGGAGGTTTGTGGTGCAGTCACGGGGATGTTTATGGTCGCAGGGCTCCTCTACGGCTACACCGATCCAGAAGACCAGAGCGGCAAAGCAGAGCATTATCAGCGGATTCAATTGCTTGCAAAGGCGTTTGAAGATCAGAATCACACGATTATCTGCCGGGAGCTTTTGGGACTTGAAAAAGGAAAAGACAACCCAACGCCGGAACAGCGGACAGAAGCATATTATGCGAATCGTCCCTGTGAATCATTGGTGGGAATGGCGGCAGAAATTATGGAAAAATACATTAACGAAGAAAATTAAAAATCCTTTGCTGGGTATCAATTATAACGCGGATCAGTTGGATAAAGAAATATTTAATAAGGTAGTTATTATTAAAGTATGAGAAAAGCCGGAAAATCAGGTTAAGCGCTAGGGCCACCTGAATAATCCGGTTTTTTTGTTATCTTCGAAAAATGACTCACACCAGTGCTTAAATCCATTTTGAATATTGATACTCAGAGCTTAAATAGGATTTTTAAAAAAGCTCGTTTAGATTAACAGAGTGTTTAAAGATTCTAAATAATGGTATATAAGTAAAATTAATAAAATTAAAAAAACACTTGACATATTAATATGTTATAATATAATGGTATTGACATTATCTTAACAGAGTTGATTGGAGAAATCTAATGGAAATGAAACCGAAAGATTGTGATGAACAGGCTGAAATATTAAAAATTTTAGGAAATCCGATTCGATTATGTATTGCCAGAGGTTTAATAAAAAAGGGCAGTTGTAATGTGACTTATATGGAAGAATGTCTTGGGGTATCACAATCATCGATTTCTCAACACTTGTCAAAATTAAAAAGTGCTGGGATCGTTAAAGGATACCGTTCCGGAACTGAAATTTATTATGAAGTAGTATCAGAAAGTGCAAAAAAAATAATTAATGCAATATACGAGGAGGAAAATTGATGAAAAAGATTTTGATTGTTGGAGGCGTTGCCGGTGGTGCGACTGCTGCTGCCAGATTGCGACGTTTAAGTGAAGAAGATGAGATTATTCTGTTTGAACGGGATGAATATATTTCTTTTGCCAACTGTGGTTTACCCTATTACATTGGGGATGTGATTAAAGATCGCAAGAAATTATTGGTTCAAACCGTCGATGGTATGTCTAAACGCTTTAATTTGGATATCAGAAATTTTAGTGAGGTCGTTGCGATTGACCCGGTTGCTAAAACTGTCGAAGTGAAAAATCATCAAACAGGAAAAACATACAACGAAAGCTATGATAAGTTGATTCTATCCCCCGGGGCAAAACCGATTGCACCACCGATTCCCGGATTGTCAGAAGCAAAAAATATTTTAACGCTAAGAAATATTCCGGACACAGATAAGATTAAAGCGGTTGTTGATAGCGGCAAGGTAAGACGGGCTGTTGTTATCGGCGGTGGTTTTATTGGTGTCGAAATGGCCGAAAATCTGCAAGAACTGGGTGCCAATGTAACCTTGGTGGAAAAAATGAACCAGGTCTTAAAACCCCTGGATTTTGAAATGGCGCAACTGGTGCATCAGGAAATCAATGCTAATTGTGTAAATCTGATTTTAGGAGATGGGGTCGATCATTTCCAAAAACAGGGCAGTGAAGTCGTTCTGGAAAGTGGTCGCGTACTGGAGGCCGATCTGGTCATTTTAGCTATTGGTGTGGTTCCCGATAATATGCTTGCCAAACAGGCAAATCTCAAGTGCGGGCTCCGTGGTCATATTGTCACGACACAAAACTACGAGGTACTCAGCGGGGTAGATGAGAGTGTTTATTCGGATATCTTTGCTATTGGTGATGCCATTGAAGTTAAAGATTTTGTGACTAAGGATCAAACCGCCATTCCACTGGCGTGGCCTGCTAACCGACAGGGGCGGGTTGTAGCGGATTACATCAATGGAAAAACAATTAAAAATTTTGGAATCCAGGGAACTGCGGTAGCAAAAGTATTTAATAAAACCATTGCTTCAACGGGAAATAATGCGGTACAACTGGATATGAAGAAAATTGACTATCAAATTGTGATGGCCCATCGTGCCAATCACGCGGGTTATTATCCTCATGCAACCAATATTGCCTTAAAGTTGCTTTACGATCCTAAAACGCTCAGCATTCTGGGGGCTCAGGCCGTTGGACAGGAAGGAACCGAAAAACGAATCGATGTGATTGCATCAGCCATGAAAATGGGGGCTACCGTTCTTGATCTTCAAGATTTTGAGCTTTGTTATGCACCACCTTTTTCATCAGCCAAGGATCCGGCTAACATTCTCGGTTATATTGCAGAAAACATTGAAGATGGGGTATACAAAACCGTTGAATGGCACGAAATTGATGCAAT is a window encoding:
- a CDS encoding EutP/PduV family microcompartment system protein; translation: MANNKNRIALIGRIGSGKTTLFLRLTNEFITYGKTQQVSYSDHFIDTPGEFVELPCFRPQAINVTCDAGLIILINSSTDHQNSVPPNFVCTYNIPVIGVITKIDHKHCNLKRSLRYLTYAGVHPDKIHPVSALTGEGVSELKTVIQAYVAFDH
- the modA gene encoding molybdate ABC transporter substrate-binding protein, translating into MKSVKNWLVVLLVMGIIISLVSGCSSKADGAQEKVAESQSLAGQILFVYCGAGMTKPFGEIADKFKTETGCEMEVVYANAAQLQNQIKTTGEGDLFIAGSADELAPVKDFVTKSKELVKHIPVLAVKSGNPLGISGLNDLAKEGVEVVLGDGDATPIGKIANKALTDLGILSNVNVIARAATAPEIFNALSVDECDAIIVWKENVTGSATEIVKTTDLDTYVKKVPAAQLSSSKNTETLDAFMTFLDSDSAKAIWENYGYEVVN
- a CDS encoding ABC transporter permease, translated to MRERFSVFSLFEIITIVITVIVISFTSVLIVAIVLKGLPYLGQAFYSEEVQFAVKMSLFTASISTIICMVLAIPTAYALTRTAFPFKKLCQMMIELPLSMPYLVLGLSLLIIFSSDFGKALKELGFKVVFDKNGIIIAQTVVNLPYVVRFIRTAFEEVDERLEFISGSLGATKWERFITITLPLSKNAIITTIILAWSRGLGEFGATLMLVGATRMKTETLTTSVYLNLATGDTGASMASATIILIISLISLFLTNWIGRKNPQESRMKDVNR
- a CDS encoding ATP-binding cassette domain-containing protein, giving the protein MINTMVEIKDYSIKLGTFQLNNINLNIREKEIFAVLGRTGSGKTVLLESVAGFYRKFSGEVCIQGKPVVKIPLERRQIGFVYQDFGLFHHMSVYENITYGLKIQRKDKAYKKEMADKMAEILSIGDILNQYPGTLSGGERQRTALARALILNPKLLLMDEPFSSLDPATKEMMYQQIKEIHKLFGCTILFVTHDFNEAQVMADRIGIMVKGELRGVRKSTDLFKNCQDQEVNQFLLGRYEKGGAVHERVCFAG
- a CDS encoding heavy-metal-associated domain-containing protein; its protein translation is MKEFALQVEGIMCPKCVKKIKETLLSKDGIDDVGVSADFTTVTVKLDENKTNALQIGSIIEKIEDKSFKIIN
- the modD gene encoding ModD protein; translation: MAFIAINEIDRLINEDVPYIDLTSWTLGIREQEARITYFTREDAVVCGTEEVRAVFDRMHIEMDHMVVSGEKITAGSELITGIGRAEDLHMAWKVGQNILDNCSGIATKTRKMVDVVKSYNPNMAVLTTRKGFPGTKTLATKAIMAGGAMPHRLGLSETILVFKQHLNFIGGFEGLIDKLPQIKAECCEKKIIVEATTLEQAVSLCQAGVDGIQFDKMSAEELTGAVERLRKEFPSGILLAAGGINETNISKYAQTNVNGIITTSLYSAKPIDIGVKIDRN
- a CDS encoding C-GCAxxG-C-C family protein, which produces MRHQTKEKTSLNDNQRKTHSEIARNLFRQGYNCSQSVFLAFCDECGLAFETAAKLSSSFGAGMGRLREVCGAVTGMFMVAGLLYGYTDPEDQSGKAEHYQRIQLLAKAFEDQNHTIICRELLGLEKGKDNPTPEQRTEAYYANRPCESLVGMAAEIMEKYINEEN
- a CDS encoding helix-turn-helix transcriptional regulator; translation: MEMKPKDCDEQAEILKILGNPIRLCIARGLIKKGSCNVTYMEECLGVSQSSISQHLSKLKSAGIVKGYRSGTEIYYEVVSESAKKIINAIYEEEN
- a CDS encoding FAD-dependent oxidoreductase, which produces MKKILIVGGVAGGATAAARLRRLSEEDEIILFERDEYISFANCGLPYYIGDVIKDRKKLLVQTVDGMSKRFNLDIRNFSEVVAIDPVAKTVEVKNHQTGKTYNESYDKLILSPGAKPIAPPIPGLSEAKNILTLRNIPDTDKIKAVVDSGKVRRAVVIGGGFIGVEMAENLQELGANVTLVEKMNQVLKPLDFEMAQLVHQEINANCVNLILGDGVDHFQKQGSEVVLESGRVLEADLVILAIGVVPDNMLAKQANLKCGLRGHIVTTQNYEVLSGVDESVYSDIFAIGDAIEVKDFVTKDQTAIPLAWPANRQGRVVADYINGKTIKNFGIQGTAVAKVFNKTIASTGNNAVQLDMKKIDYQIVMAHRANHAGYYPHATNIALKLLYDPKTLSILGAQAVGQEGTEKRIDVIASAMKMGATVLDLQDFELCYAPPFSSAKDPANILGYIAENIEDGVYKTVEWHEIDAIVEKGGFLLDVRSPVEVSAGAIKGSVNIELDSLRDRIAEIPISKDTPIYVTCQVGQRAYLAIRILKGNGFTNIYNLSGGYSTYRTAHYKLAELDFNIGACIVKKVDSDDGDVDQGGRGSDGEQGGTGNDVIKKKVDVTGLQCPGPLMATYDAIKSVESGDLVQIIATDFGFVSDIKSWCETNGHTLVSQETKGKSYISIIRKGSEGEACSLMPAISTQKNATLVVFSGELDKVLASMIIAQGAAAQGKNVTLFFTFWGLNALRKRDGKGRNKTFVEKMFGAMMPKGAGRLPLSMMNMLGAGPAMIKGIMKKKHVDDLDTMIKKAQNAGVRFIACTMSMDLMGIKEEELIDGIEYAGVGTYIASNENAGTTLFV